In the genome of Chitinivibrio alkaliphilus ACht1, one region contains:
- the purU gene encoding formyltetrahydrofolate deformylase, which yields MQTDNTAILLIRCADREGLISAITAQLSRLGANILYLDQHVDREHAHFYMRVEWSLNDFSISLDDFRVIFLHEVANKYNLSWEIHERAKRERMAIFVSRYTHCYFDLLSRWKAGELPVDIPLVISNHEDLREETEGFGITFMHVPVSKKSRIEAAEEHLRLLSEHEIDFVVLARYMQIVHPRVIDNYTDAIINIHHSFLPSFPGAKPYHQAYERGVKIIGATAHYVTEELDAGPIIDQDVERVDHKFCVADFVRIGQDVERKVLSRAVQNHIDKKVISHNNRTVVFS from the coding sequence ATGCAGACAGATAATACCGCAATTCTGCTTATTCGCTGTGCCGATCGTGAAGGGTTGATCTCGGCTATTACGGCACAACTATCACGTCTTGGAGCAAATATCCTCTATCTTGATCAGCATGTTGATCGTGAGCATGCTCACTTTTATATGCGCGTAGAGTGGTCTTTGAATGACTTTAGCATATCCCTCGATGATTTTCGTGTGATATTCCTTCATGAAGTTGCAAATAAATATAACCTCTCTTGGGAAATACATGAACGGGCAAAACGTGAACGCATGGCGATTTTTGTATCAAGATATACCCACTGTTACTTTGATTTACTCAGTCGCTGGAAAGCAGGAGAGCTCCCTGTGGATATTCCCTTAGTGATAAGCAATCATGAGGATCTTAGGGAAGAAACGGAAGGGTTTGGTATTACATTTATGCATGTTCCTGTTTCAAAGAAATCCCGGATTGAAGCTGCAGAGGAGCATCTTCGTCTCCTTTCTGAGCATGAGATAGACTTTGTTGTTCTTGCTCGCTACATGCAAATTGTACATCCTCGAGTTATTGATAACTATACCGATGCCATTATTAATATTCATCACTCTTTTTTACCCTCCTTTCCTGGAGCAAAGCCGTATCATCAAGCCTATGAGCGGGGGGTGAAAATTATTGGAGCAACAGCGCATTATGTGACAGAAGAATTAGATGCCGGGCCCATTATCGATCAAGACGTGGAACGGGTGGATCATAAATTTTGCGTTGCTGATTTTGTCCGTATCGGCCAGGATGTAGAGCGAAAGGTGTTATCACGAGCGGTCCAAAATCATATTGACAAGAAAGTGATTTCTCACAATAATCGCACGGTTGTGTTTTCCTAA
- a CDS encoding HAD family hydrolase — protein sequence MFPITSLQYWIFDMDGTLTVPLHNFEKIRLQLGVPAGMDIISFMEKQTETEARETKKKLEDIELWYAERAEIQPDLIPFLEQLLTRGCRLGVITRNNRKHTDITMEKTGLMRYFDTILTREFEPAKPHPASVEYFLTKWNAPQDTTVMIGDYVHDIEAGRAAGVHTIYFDSRKDCAWNSLAERTAHSWGELLEELP from the coding sequence ATGTTTCCGATTACCTCTCTTCAATACTGGATTTTTGATATGGATGGAACCTTAACGGTCCCTTTGCATAATTTTGAGAAGATTCGTCTTCAGCTTGGTGTTCCCGCAGGCATGGATATTATCTCTTTTATGGAAAAACAAACAGAAACAGAAGCCCGGGAAACCAAGAAAAAACTAGAAGATATTGAGCTCTGGTATGCAGAACGTGCTGAAATACAACCAGATCTTATTCCTTTTCTTGAACAATTACTTACGCGCGGGTGCCGCCTTGGTGTTATTACCCGGAATAATAGAAAGCATACGGATATTACCATGGAGAAGACTGGTCTTATGAGATATTTCGATACCATATTGACCAGAGAGTTTGAGCCGGCAAAACCGCATCCGGCTTCGGTTGAATATTTTCTAACAAAGTGGAACGCTCCTCAAGATACCACGGTAATGATTGGTGATTACGTACACGATATTGAAGCGGGTCGTGCTGCAGGAGTACACACCATTTATTTTGATTCTCGTAAGGATTGTGCATGGAACTCTCTGGCAGAACGAACAGCACACTCCTGGGGAGAGCTTCTGGAGGAACTACCCTAA
- the csrA gene encoding carbon storage regulator CsrA yields the protein MLVLTRKIDEAIRIGDDIVIKIVQANNNSVKIGIEAPRSVSINREEVYQRIQEENRQALHEAGSKAEKTIKNLADILKNNRPSKDSDQ from the coding sequence ATGCTTGTATTAACACGAAAAATTGATGAAGCAATACGTATTGGCGATGATATTGTTATAAAGATAGTACAAGCCAATAATAATTCAGTAAAAATAGGTATTGAGGCACCGCGGTCAGTTTCAATTAATCGTGAAGAAGTTTATCAACGCATACAGGAAGAAAACCGTCAAGCCTTACATGAGGCTGGTTCTAAGGCAGAAAAAACAATTAAAAATCTTGCTGATATTCTTAAAAATAACCGCCCGTCAAAAGATTCGGATCAATAA
- the fliW gene encoding flagellar assembly protein FliW, producing the protein MVKQPVQKQTYLASDIIRFREGLPGFPERTQFVIVQEEDISPFEWLLSVGENNLELRFAILNPVFVYPNYEPEISDAYLRDLGVTSPEDVLLYVIVTINDDMKKTTANLSGPVVINKHTGMARQVVLDSDRYSTKEPLVRD; encoded by the coding sequence GTGGTAAAACAACCAGTGCAGAAGCAAACATACCTTGCCAGTGATATAATTCGCTTTCGAGAGGGTCTTCCGGGATTTCCCGAAAGAACACAATTTGTTATTGTGCAGGAAGAGGATATTTCTCCCTTTGAGTGGTTGTTAAGCGTTGGTGAAAATAATTTAGAACTTCGCTTTGCCATACTCAATCCGGTTTTTGTGTATCCAAATTACGAACCGGAGATTTCTGACGCCTATCTCCGTGATCTTGGCGTTACTTCCCCCGAAGATGTTCTATTGTACGTGATTGTTACGATTAATGATGATATGAAGAAGACAACGGCTAATCTCTCCGGCCCCGTTGTTATCAATAAACACACTGGAATGGCAAGGCAGGTTGTGCTTGATTCTGATAGATATAGTACAAAAGAGCCCTTGGTACGGGATTAA
- a CDS encoding flagellin, producing MPRINHNIPAMVAANTLMRTERQLSKSIERLSTGQKINFAYDDAAGYSVSEQMRMETKNLQMGSQNIENGRSLLDIVDGGLKEIQDIVNRLRELAVNSANGTLTPDDREYIQKETDQLLEEIDRISNSTEFNGNALINGDAPWGEGRGGKLHIGSGFDSNTDIFYIRLHDMQVHEDGLDIADIDLSNPDTAQEAIGRLDQASSTITGELANVGAFGNRLNHAARNQASMTQNIIAADSIIRDTDMAEETAKRSQLTVLHNAGVSVLAQANSFPQDILQLLQF from the coding sequence ATGCCACGTATAAATCATAATATTCCCGCCATGGTTGCAGCAAATACGCTTATGCGGACAGAGCGACAACTTTCAAAATCAATTGAGCGTCTTTCCACAGGGCAGAAAATCAATTTTGCGTACGATGATGCTGCAGGATACAGTGTTTCTGAGCAAATGCGTATGGAGACCAAAAATCTACAAATGGGGAGTCAAAACATTGAAAACGGCCGCTCCTTACTTGATATTGTTGACGGAGGGTTAAAAGAGATTCAAGATATTGTGAATCGCCTGCGGGAGCTCGCCGTAAACTCTGCCAATGGAACCTTAACTCCCGATGATAGAGAGTATATCCAGAAAGAAACGGATCAACTGTTAGAAGAGATAGATCGTATATCGAATAGTACGGAGTTTAATGGAAACGCCTTAATCAACGGTGATGCTCCATGGGGGGAAGGACGTGGGGGAAAACTGCATATCGGTTCCGGCTTCGATAGCAATACGGACATCTTTTATATTCGATTGCATGATATGCAAGTTCATGAAGATGGACTTGATATTGCAGATATTGATCTTTCAAATCCCGATACTGCTCAGGAAGCAATTGGAAGACTTGACCAAGCTTCAAGCACCATAACCGGAGAGCTTGCCAATGTGGGAGCCTTTGGAAATCGTCTTAATCATGCAGCGCGAAATCAGGCTAGTATGACTCAGAATATTATTGCAGCAGACTCAATTATTCGTGATACGGATATGGCAGAAGAAACGGCAAAGCGTTCGCAGCTTACGGTGCTTCACAATGCCGGTGTAAGTGTTTTGGCACAGGCCAATTCATTTCCCCAGGATATTTTGCAACTGTTACAATTTTAA
- the flgL gene encoding flagellar hook-associated protein FlgL — protein sequence MRTTFNTVNRHTKYVIQDRYSDLARLQRQLATGKKLERPSDSPVDTTNTLRFRSQRYRLEQYKKNMEDAEGWMKVTDTAMASMHDVMKRANELAIQADNDTLSDQERNQIAEEVGQLTVHMASLTNTRYKGNYMFSGSHTDLPARPMNSSVGINSVDYERNEMAYFDGTNPVDPGEPNTFRFISPEGSQNENNHRAIDQVIPASFSLVVDGEELREGEDYSIDYMAGTITFIPDAATHGADRNFAPGEGNYSPGDIQMNFEYVGESVDKYGSTISTNSRVKREIESGISVPVNTTFFDLQVNNSVDPLKSLIEFGSALKANDTDAIQESMDSIQQSSNRILNAQARNGARINFVETTMERNTRQHEETIDQISKLEDADYAEIVADFSVAQTVFNTALQSTAQIMQQSLVNYI from the coding sequence ATGAGAACAACATTCAATACGGTGAATCGTCATACAAAATATGTAATTCAGGATCGCTATTCAGATCTTGCCCGATTACAGCGGCAACTTGCCACGGGGAAAAAGCTCGAACGTCCCTCCGACAGTCCTGTTGATACAACAAATACCTTGCGGTTTCGTTCGCAACGGTATCGTCTGGAACAGTATAAAAAAAATATGGAAGACGCGGAAGGCTGGATGAAAGTAACCGATACGGCCATGGCGAGTATGCATGATGTTATGAAACGGGCAAATGAGCTTGCTATCCAGGCGGATAACGACACCCTTTCTGATCAAGAACGAAACCAAATTGCGGAAGAGGTGGGACAATTGACCGTCCACATGGCCTCTCTAACGAATACCCGGTATAAGGGGAATTACATGTTCTCCGGTTCTCATACTGATTTGCCAGCGCGCCCTATGAATAGTTCTGTCGGTATTAATTCTGTTGATTATGAACGAAATGAGATGGCCTATTTTGATGGTACAAATCCGGTTGATCCCGGTGAGCCGAATACCTTTCGGTTTATCTCTCCTGAGGGGTCTCAAAATGAAAACAACCACCGTGCTATTGATCAAGTGATACCGGCCTCTTTTTCCCTTGTTGTTGACGGTGAAGAACTTCGTGAGGGAGAAGACTACTCCATTGATTATATGGCGGGAACCATAACCTTTATTCCCGATGCAGCGACACATGGTGCAGATCGCAATTTTGCCCCGGGGGAGGGGAATTATTCTCCCGGTGATATTCAAATGAACTTTGAATATGTGGGAGAGAGCGTGGACAAATATGGGTCTACTATTAGTACAAATTCTCGAGTGAAACGGGAGATTGAATCGGGTATTTCTGTCCCCGTAAATACCACTTTTTTTGATTTGCAAGTAAACAATTCCGTAGACCCTCTTAAATCTCTTATTGAATTTGGCTCTGCCCTCAAAGCCAATGATACCGACGCAATACAGGAATCCATGGATTCAATTCAGCAATCATCAAATCGTATTTTAAATGCCCAAGCAAGAAATGGTGCTCGGATTAATTTTGTTGAAACAACCATGGAACGTAATACTCGCCAACACGAGGAAACCATAGATCAGATCTCGAAGTTGGAAGATGCTGATTATGCTGAGATTGTTGCTGATTTTTCTGTCGCCCAGACAGTTTTTAATACGGCATTGCAATCGACTGCTCAAATTATGCAGCAGTCTCTTGTAAACTACATATAA